One Salmo trutta chromosome 26, fSalTru1.1, whole genome shotgun sequence DNA window includes the following coding sequences:
- the LOC115162949 gene encoding porphobilinogen deaminase has product MEGPYKYIRDGNGKVSRVMRIGTRKSQLARIQTDSVAEKLKGLYPDVHIEIVGMTTTGDKILDTALSKIGEKSLFTKELETALERNEVDLVVHSLKDLPTTLPPGFTIGAVLKRENPHDAVVLHPKNMGKSLDTLPDKSVIGTSSLRRAAQLKKRFPHLEFKDIRGNLNTRLKKLDEKGHFSAIILAAAGLRRMGWESRVSQILGPEDCMYAVGQGAIAIEVRAKDKDILEMVSVLHDPNTVLRCIAERAFLRRLEGGCSVPVAVHTEVKDSQLYLTGAVYSLDGSDSLKETMQTSIASDNKVEERVDEWVQRVGVTANNMPGPAQDASEKLGLDLANLLLSKGAKEILTLARELNDAR; this is encoded by the exons ATGGAGGGACCTTATAAGTACATTAGG GATGGGAATGGGAAAGTCAGCCGGGTCATGCGAATTGGAACCCGAAAGAGCCAG CTGGCTCGTATTCAGACGGACAGCGTTGCAGAAAAGCTGAAGGGACTGTACCCCGATGTCCACATAGAAATAG TTGGCATGACAACTACAGGGGACAAAATTCTTGACACAGCGTTATCAAAG ATTGGAGAGAAGAGCCTTTTCACCAAAGAACTGGAGACTGCTCTGGAGAGGAACGA GGTAGACTTGGTGGTCCACTCTTTGAAGGACTTGCCCACGACTCTGCCTCCTGGCTTTACCATAGGAGCAGTGCTAAA GCGGGAGAACCCCCATGATGCAGTGGTCTTGCATCCCAAAAACATGGGCAAATCCCTCGACACCCTGCCCGACAAGAG TGTGATAGGCACAAGCTCGCTGCGACGGGCTGCTCAGCTAAAGAAAAGATTCCCCCACCTCGAGTTTAAAGATATT CGAGGAAACCtcaacacgaggttgaagaagCTGGATGAAAAGGGCCACTTCTCTGCCATTATTCTGGCTGCAGCTGGACTCCGTCGCATGGGCTGGGAGAGCCGAGTCAGCCAG ATCCTGGGCCCTGAGGACTGTATGTACGCTGTTGGACAG GGGGCTATTGCCATTGAGGTGCGGGCCAAAGATAAGGACATCCTGGAGATGGTGTCTGTTCTGCACGACCCCAACACGGTCCTGCGCTGTATAGCAGAGCGAGCCTTCCTCAGACGACTG gaggggggttgcagtgtacCAGTTGCTGTCCACACTGAAGTCAAGGACTCTCAG CTCTACCTGACGGGTGCAGTGTACAGCCTGGATGGTTCAGACAGTCTCAAGGAGACCATGCAGACCAGCATTGCTTCAGACAATAAG GTGGAAGAGCGAGTGGATGAGTGGGTCCAGCGAGTTGGCGTCACAGCGAACAACATGCCAGGCCCGGCCCAGGATGCTTCTGAGAAGCTAGGTCTAGACCTGGCCAATCTACTGCTGAGTAAAGGGGCTAAGGAGATCCTTACCTTGGCCAGGGAGCTCAACGATGCGCGATAA